In one Prosthecochloris aestuarii DSM 271 genomic region, the following are encoded:
- the rfaE2 gene encoding D-glycero-beta-D-manno-heptose 1-phosphate adenylyltransferase, with protein MNTREKILTQDQAATIVKQWQHEHLNVVFTNGCFDILHAGHVQYLENARSAGDRLVVGVNTDHSVQRLKGPARPVCSEHDRCRVLAALESVDAVVLFEEDTPIELIERLLPDTLVKGADWALEDIVGADVVLARGGEVKTIAFLDGRSTTGVIERVLESYGRTVCRDEKKTL; from the coding sequence ATGAACACCAGGGAAAAAATACTTACGCAGGATCAGGCGGCAACTATCGTCAAACAATGGCAGCATGAGCATCTCAACGTCGTCTTTACCAACGGCTGTTTTGACATTCTTCATGCAGGCCATGTCCAATATCTTGAAAACGCCCGTTCGGCAGGCGACCGTCTGGTTGTCGGCGTCAATACGGATCACTCAGTCCAGCGTCTGAAAGGCCCTGCAAGACCTGTCTGTTCTGAGCATGACCGTTGCAGAGTACTTGCTGCGCTCGAATCGGTTGATGCCGTCGTCCTGTTCGAAGAAGACACGCCAATCGAACTGATTGAAAGGCTACTGCCCGACACGCTTGTCAAAGGTGCCGACTGGGCTCTTGAAGACATTGTCGGTGCCGATGTAGTCCTTGCCAGAGGTGGTGAAGTGAAAACCATTGCGTTTCTCGACGGCCGTTCAACGACGGGAGTCATTGAAAGAGTCCTGGAATCTTACGGTAGAACAGTCTGCCGCGACGAAAAAAAAACACTCTGA
- a CDS encoding translocation/assembly module TamB domain-containing protein produces the protein MILLVAVIMAIVLNSGALNSLAKNRITDSFNSEFKGTLTIDKLDLQFPSKAVLHEPSIATDATADPVIAARTIAIDLNFLRLMFSDFSGITIRSLKADRLNISIETLPDGTTSLQKVFSPAVEKNDEDAFLVKRFLCGKLQLTDSALSLHSAPGVKGAYPDFSITGLQTVIKKLLYTPESISATLQQLSCSLPHDNITLKSASADLFFNNEQSSVLDLKVVTGQSRIDGSFSLSDFNIFTPENWKNFSNSRAIADIRHLELHTDDMVAFAPDLPLPAGLYSLNAQAGGVLRKLLIETAVLRHNDSMLSLKGELLNVNQPEFLAFNLESDSARISQGLAETLVRDTSFSVVLQALGPIDLSGGAYGDLKEFSSDLQFSTDAGSGGIHLKTGFSEKEPVSYRGDFFIANTEAYRFFPIDSTSAGMLNIAGTIEGKGVLPQPESLHIDANLENSFWKEQQIDNGSIALDYRKKILRTTVDLNEKATHADIDATIDWNAPSPIFSLQGTARKLDISKVLGLDQISSDLNGSFSCKGESFDPEQLKGSISVLFDTSRINNYMLPEGSKATASIKRLGENSTVTINSDFLDFSAEGTYTFREFLSGITFSAASLQNEIRKNNIWLSENQDLEPEVPHDFSAKYRLDIRDSSPLAIVLPLEGYLFSGSASGTAESRNGTLQLKSSIEIRKVSRDSSFAAADARMDLTMNSSAGHIHLASLSVQAAALRFNNRDYERIDLATSWKESLLSTSLTLHDRELEQDLAASITARRIRAIYELTVNSFTFGSGTDSWTIPAGSRADIGRNYTQLYDIRLKKAVQSISCTGMLSNDLSGEFNCTIKNFDMQELEAFALAEGLHGTLSSTLKVAGSPGTKKAEINLNGSDIIFNEITLGNLHLKASHSKKQLRFELNTGRETPSGKTNDIRGRGTIPLELTYSPPGYSIPENQSITIVCESDNLSAEFLELILPFFKTAEGTIPAKLTVTGKTPEPDIYFSTTFNKTAITVTPTETTYELTGAIEVTPQKASFKAIAIVDSLGGKGTINGSADIENLEIKSLDLKASFKNLLLFNKKDKRDETSFGTISGTSNNLSFYGPVSQPVLTGSLNITNADFTLYRTGSNESTKYIGIENFITFVPRYPEESVQQAEQNGPQTEENPEFQYSLLDIVRIQNLQLKSNVELRYNMVFDRIRGEKLETTLQNLSLLVKKHQQNYELFGSVNVSAGKYYFSNTSFDLDDGGKIVWNNVDIRDGEMENLFGRKYIIATDPLSGETDNVRLLLAIEGTLNTPDIQMGYYLNDESQPFASETMIGTQSSKIDPNAEINTVSLLLTKQWYIRPGSQAAGNKTIPFSSVGISTGTGLISSQLSRLIQQASGLESFNVNLAVDDQGDYSGLDFSFALIVPGTEGKMRFLGTASSSNTQETELFNYYGNNQRIEYRITPKVFFEAYRSYGLFGNDVTTTNLLKPAETYGISLSYRERFYDWGEFWNSVFGGDKN, from the coding sequence ATGATACTTCTCGTTGCCGTGATAATGGCCATCGTGCTCAATAGCGGAGCCCTGAACAGCCTCGCAAAAAATCGGATCACAGACTCCTTTAACAGCGAATTCAAAGGAACGCTGACAATAGATAAACTCGACCTGCAGTTCCCTTCTAAAGCTGTCCTGCACGAACCCTCCATCGCTACTGATGCAACCGCTGATCCGGTTATAGCCGCCCGAACCATTGCGATTGACCTGAACTTCCTGAGACTCATGTTCTCGGACTTTTCCGGCATCACCATCCGATCGCTCAAAGCAGACAGGCTCAACATCTCGATAGAAACCCTTCCAGACGGGACAACCTCTCTGCAAAAGGTTTTCAGTCCGGCAGTCGAGAAAAACGATGAGGACGCGTTCCTGGTCAAACGATTCCTTTGCGGCAAACTGCAGCTCACCGACAGCGCTCTGTCACTCCATTCCGCTCCGGGGGTGAAAGGAGCATATCCGGACTTTTCGATCACCGGCCTGCAGACTGTAATCAAAAAGCTGCTCTACACCCCTGAAAGCATCTCTGCTACCCTGCAGCAACTCTCATGCTCGCTCCCGCACGACAACATCACACTCAAAAGCGCCTCGGCAGATCTTTTTTTCAATAACGAACAGTCATCCGTTCTTGACCTGAAAGTCGTGACCGGCCAAAGCCGGATTGACGGCTCTTTTTCCCTCTCAGATTTCAATATTTTCACCCCTGAAAACTGGAAAAATTTCTCGAACAGCCGAGCGATAGCCGATATCAGGCATCTGGAACTCCACACAGACGACATGGTCGCATTTGCTCCTGACCTTCCTCTCCCGGCAGGCCTCTACAGCCTGAACGCACAAGCAGGCGGGGTCTTACGCAAACTGCTCATTGAAACGGCTGTGCTTCGCCACAACGACAGCATGCTCTCCCTGAAAGGAGAACTGCTCAACGTCAATCAGCCGGAATTTCTTGCATTCAATCTCGAAAGCGACAGCGCCAGAATATCACAAGGGCTCGCAGAAACGCTTGTCAGAGACACTTCATTCAGCGTAGTGCTTCAGGCTCTGGGTCCTATAGATCTTTCAGGAGGCGCCTACGGCGACCTGAAAGAATTTTCGTCGGATCTTCAGTTTTCTACTGACGCAGGCAGTGGAGGAATTCATCTGAAAACAGGATTCAGCGAAAAAGAACCGGTTTCCTACCGTGGCGATTTTTTTATAGCTAATACCGAAGCATACCGTTTTTTTCCTATCGACTCGACCTCTGCAGGCATGCTCAATATTGCCGGAACCATTGAAGGAAAAGGGGTACTTCCCCAACCTGAGTCACTGCATATCGATGCCAACCTTGAAAACTCGTTCTGGAAAGAACAGCAGATTGATAATGGCTCAATCGCCCTTGACTACCGAAAAAAAATCCTCAGGACTACGGTGGATCTCAATGAAAAAGCCACCCATGCCGATATCGATGCCACAATCGACTGGAACGCTCCGTCTCCGATTTTCTCACTCCAGGGAACGGCCAGAAAACTCGATATCTCGAAAGTCCTCGGACTTGACCAGATCTCTTCAGATCTGAACGGATCCTTCTCCTGCAAGGGGGAAAGCTTCGACCCTGAACAGCTCAAAGGAAGTATAAGCGTGCTTTTCGATACATCGAGGATCAACAATTATATGCTCCCGGAGGGTTCGAAAGCCACCGCCAGCATAAAGCGTCTTGGAGAGAATTCGACGGTGACCATCAACAGCGACTTTCTGGATTTCTCGGCGGAAGGCACCTATACGTTCAGGGAATTTCTTTCAGGAATCACCTTCTCGGCAGCCTCTTTACAGAATGAGATACGCAAAAACAACATCTGGCTATCCGAAAACCAGGATCTGGAACCGGAAGTCCCCCATGATTTTTCAGCCAAGTACCGACTCGATATCCGCGATAGCAGCCCTCTGGCCATCGTCTTGCCTCTGGAGGGGTACCTGTTTTCAGGAAGCGCATCAGGAACAGCCGAGAGCAGAAACGGAACCCTTCAGCTCAAATCATCAATTGAGATCAGAAAGGTCAGCCGTGACAGCTCTTTTGCGGCAGCTGATGCCAGAATGGATTTGACGATGAACAGCAGTGCAGGCCACATTCATCTCGCGTCCCTGTCAGTGCAGGCCGCAGCGTTGCGCTTCAACAACCGTGACTATGAAAGGATCGACCTGGCTACATCATGGAAAGAGTCCTTACTGAGCACCTCACTGACATTGCACGACAGAGAACTGGAACAGGATCTTGCCGCATCGATCACCGCACGGCGCATCCGCGCCATCTATGAACTGACCGTCAACAGCTTCACATTCGGCAGCGGCACAGACAGCTGGACAATACCTGCCGGCAGCAGAGCCGATATCGGGCGCAATTATACACAGCTCTACGATATCCGGCTCAAGAAAGCCGTTCAGTCCATCTCCTGCACCGGGATGCTGAGCAACGACCTTTCAGGAGAGTTCAACTGCACTATCAAAAATTTCGACATGCAGGAGCTTGAAGCATTCGCTCTTGCTGAAGGACTGCACGGGACCCTCTCCTCGACCCTGAAAGTCGCAGGATCACCGGGAACAAAAAAAGCCGAAATCAATCTCAACGGCAGTGACATCATCTTCAACGAAATCACGCTTGGAAACCTCCATCTCAAGGCAAGCCACTCGAAGAAGCAGCTTCGCTTTGAGCTCAACACCGGCAGAGAGACACCTTCGGGAAAAACCAACGATATACGGGGCAGAGGCACGATCCCTCTTGAACTCACCTACTCTCCGCCGGGATACAGCATTCCTGAGAACCAGTCGATCACAATCGTTTGTGAATCGGACAACCTTTCGGCAGAGTTTCTCGAGCTGATTCTACCGTTTTTCAAAACTGCGGAGGGAACGATTCCTGCAAAACTGACCGTTACAGGAAAAACTCCAGAGCCGGACATCTACTTCAGCACGACCTTCAACAAAACGGCCATCACCGTCACCCCGACTGAAACGACTTATGAGCTTACAGGAGCAATAGAGGTAACCCCTCAAAAGGCATCCTTCAAAGCTATCGCCATCGTCGATTCGCTTGGAGGCAAAGGGACTATCAATGGCTCGGCGGACATTGAAAATCTCGAAATCAAATCCCTTGACCTGAAGGCATCATTCAAAAACCTGCTGCTCTTCAACAAAAAGGATAAACGTGATGAAACCTCTTTCGGCACTATTAGCGGAACATCGAATAACCTCAGCTTCTATGGCCCTGTTTCCCAACCTGTCCTGACAGGCAGCCTGAACATCACGAACGCTGATTTCACCCTTTACAGAACAGGCTCGAACGAAAGCACCAAGTATATAGGCATTGAAAATTTCATTACGTTTGTCCCTCGATATCCAGAAGAGAGCGTACAGCAAGCCGAGCAAAACGGCCCTCAGACAGAGGAGAACCCTGAATTCCAATACTCACTGTTAGATATCGTCCGGATCCAGAACCTGCAGCTCAAAAGCAATGTCGAACTCCGTTACAATATGGTCTTCGACAGGATCCGGGGGGAAAAACTCGAAACAACCCTCCAGAACCTCTCCCTGCTGGTCAAAAAACACCAGCAGAACTATGAACTCTTCGGCTCAGTCAATGTTTCGGCAGGCAAGTACTATTTCTCTAACACCAGCTTCGATCTCGATGACGGAGGAAAAATCGTCTGGAATAACGTCGATATCCGTGACGGTGAGATGGAAAACCTTTTCGGCAGAAAATATATTATCGCGACCGATCCGCTATCCGGTGAAACCGATAATGTCCGGCTGCTCCTGGCCATTGAGGGAACCCTCAACACTCCTGATATCCAGATGGGTTACTACCTCAACGATGAGTCGCAACCCTTTGCATCCGAGACAATGATCGGCACGCAAAGCAGTAAAATCGACCCAAACGCCGAAATCAACACCGTATCGCTGCTCCTGACAAAACAGTGGTATATCCGGCCGGGAAGCCAGGCCGCCGGCAACAAGACCATTCCCTTTTCAAGCGTCGGTATTTCAACGGGAACAGGCCTCATATCATCGCAGCTGTCCCGTCTGATCCAGCAGGCATCAGGACTTGAGAGCTTCAACGTCAATCTTGCTGTGGACGATCAGGGCGACTATAGCGGACTTGATTTCTCGTTTGCTCTTATCGTACCGGGAACAGAGGGAAAAATGCGTTTTCTCGGGACCGCAAGCAGCAGTAATACTCAGGAAACAGAGCTGTTCAACTACTATGGCAACAATCAGAGAATTGAATATCGCATCACCCCCAAAGTCTTCTTTGAAGCCTACCGCTCATACGGCCTTTTCGGCAACGACGTGACCACGACAAATCTGCTTAAACCGGCAGAAACATACGGTATAAGTCTCTCATACCGCGAACGCTTTTATGACTGGGGCGAATTCTGGAACAGCGTATTCGGAGGGGATAAAAATTAA
- the dnaB gene encoding replicative DNA helicase — translation MKGTIARKGNGGIDLGKDIDFSQESRIPPYSIEVEQEVLACILLEGEPIEQVIQIFGDNDEKVFYEQRHQLIYKAMLELYQKRLAIDLITVGEELSRINELTNIGGRQYLAELTNKVVSSANIEYYARLAKEKYLYRRLISISSRISSAAYSSELDVFDLVELASQQFFNISQAGLKKKASNIKELLKNATRMLENLSASQSSVTGVASGFSELDEMTAGFQQSDLIIIAARPSAGKTAFALALARNAAVDFNTPVLFFSLEMAEVQLAVRLMCAEACVESQAVRSGRITPEMMGLIINSMDDLAEAKLFIDDTPGISIMELTAKARRMKQEHNIGMIVVDYLQLVSPVRDGKSNREQEIAQISRSLKFLAKELNIAIISLAQLNRSVEQRSGDRRPQLSDLRESGSIEQDADVVMFLSRPEMYGIKNFDDGTSSKDIVEIVIGKQRNGPIGDIRLRFLKNYGKFLSTSNVYTSDNYAAPEHTGGSLEHAALPELPPPPSGPAPPDRFIAPDDAPF, via the coding sequence ATGAAAGGAACTATCGCCAGAAAAGGCAATGGAGGAATCGATCTGGGCAAGGATATCGATTTTTCCCAGGAAAGCAGAATCCCTCCATACTCCATCGAAGTAGAGCAGGAGGTGCTTGCCTGTATCCTCCTTGAAGGCGAACCGATTGAGCAGGTCATACAGATCTTCGGAGATAACGATGAAAAAGTCTTTTACGAACAGCGCCACCAGCTTATCTACAAGGCAATGCTGGAACTCTACCAGAAACGTCTTGCCATCGACCTCATTACCGTAGGTGAAGAACTCTCCAGAATTAATGAGCTGACAAACATCGGTGGAAGACAGTATCTGGCGGAACTGACCAACAAGGTAGTCAGCTCGGCAAATATTGAATATTATGCCCGGCTGGCAAAAGAGAAATATCTCTATCGACGCCTGATCTCCATTTCCTCAAGAATTTCATCGGCAGCATACAGTTCGGAACTTGATGTCTTTGATCTCGTCGAGCTTGCCTCCCAGCAGTTCTTCAATATCTCCCAGGCCGGGCTGAAAAAGAAAGCCAGCAATATCAAAGAGCTGCTGAAAAACGCCACCCGTATGCTGGAAAATCTCAGCGCGTCTCAGTCATCGGTCACGGGAGTCGCGTCGGGATTTTCAGAACTCGATGAAATGACGGCCGGATTTCAGCAATCAGACCTCATCATCATCGCCGCCAGACCGTCAGCCGGTAAAACAGCGTTTGCTCTGGCGCTTGCCCGTAATGCCGCCGTGGACTTCAATACCCCCGTACTGTTTTTCAGCCTCGAGATGGCCGAGGTGCAGCTTGCCGTCAGATTGATGTGCGCCGAAGCCTGCGTTGAATCCCAGGCGGTCAGGAGCGGTCGGATAACCCCTGAAATGATGGGTCTGATCATCAACAGCATGGACGACCTGGCTGAAGCAAAACTCTTTATTGACGACACTCCCGGTATTTCCATCATGGAGCTGACGGCGAAAGCAAGAAGAATGAAGCAGGAACACAATATCGGTATGATCGTTGTCGATTACCTGCAGCTGGTTTCACCGGTACGTGACGGTAAATCAAACAGGGAACAGGAGATCGCCCAGATATCACGATCCCTGAAATTCCTTGCCAAGGAGCTCAACATAGCAATCATCTCTCTGGCTCAGCTCAACCGCTCAGTTGAACAACGTTCAGGCGACCGTCGTCCGCAGCTGAGCGACCTTCGCGAATCAGGTTCTATCGAACAGGACGCCGATGTAGTCATGTTTCTTTCAAGACCTGAAATGTACGGCATCAAAAACTTTGACGATGGAACATCGAGCAAGGATATCGTTGAAATCGTCATCGGCAAGCAACGTAACGGACCAATCGGAGATATTCGCTTGCGTTTCCTGAAAAATTACGGCAAATTTCTCTCTACATCGAACGTCTATACCAGTGATAACTATGCTGCCCCCGAACACACCGGAGGATCGCTTGAGCATGCAGCTCTGCCTGAACTGCCGCCACCGCCATCCGGGCCGGCGCCACCAGACCGCTTTATTGCTCCGGATGATGCCCCATTTTAG
- a CDS encoding uracil-DNA glycosylase has product MQAKLFNDIPQQTPQRDRNDYHSLDELGAQSKNCTQCQLAETRQNVVFGEGNPQAKIVVIGEGPGAEEDAQGRPFVGRSGKLLDKILQSIGFDRNDVYICNIVKCRPPANRNPLAEEIEQCLPWLNAQLELIQPGIILLLGKVAANTILQNKCSMGSMRGSIIRWGTYDVVVTYHPAALLRNPNWKYQCWEDVKMLRKHFDSMYQSNQP; this is encoded by the coding sequence ATGCAGGCCAAGCTTTTTAACGACATACCGCAGCAAACACCGCAACGCGACAGGAACGACTACCACTCTCTCGACGAGCTTGGTGCCCAATCAAAAAACTGCACACAATGCCAGCTTGCCGAAACACGACAGAACGTTGTCTTCGGTGAAGGAAATCCTCAGGCTAAAATCGTTGTTATAGGGGAAGGGCCAGGAGCTGAAGAGGATGCTCAGGGACGGCCTTTTGTAGGACGTTCAGGAAAACTGCTCGATAAAATACTTCAATCCATAGGTTTTGACAGAAACGATGTTTATATCTGCAACATAGTCAAGTGTCGGCCGCCCGCAAACAGAAACCCCCTTGCAGAGGAAATAGAACAATGTCTTCCCTGGCTCAATGCACAGCTCGAGCTGATTCAACCGGGAATAATTCTTCTTCTCGGAAAAGTGGCAGCCAATACTATACTGCAGAACAAGTGCTCCATGGGTTCCATGCGGGGAAGCATTATACGATGGGGAACGTACGATGTGGTCGTCACCTATCATCCGGCCGCACTACTGAGAAACCCCAACTGGAAATACCAATGCTGGGAGGACGTCAAAATGCTGAGAAAACATTTTGATTCAATGTACCAAAGCAATCAGCCCTGA
- the coaBC gene encoding bifunctional phosphopantothenoylcysteine decarboxylase/phosphopantothenate--cysteine ligase CoaBC: MILNGKNILLGICGGIAAYKMPMLIRLLKKEGAHVRVVMTGSATRFVTELTLATVSQEPVNRDIFPESYDTAHDWTRHISLGEWADMMIISPATANTIAKITAGLCDDLLSTCFITLRPDRPKLIFPAMDGEMYRSDSVQRNLAWLKSNGCRVVEPESGSLASGQCGTGRMPEPETILESIIESLGEKRQSSRLQDKNIIVTAGPTREKIDGVRFLSNYSSGKMGFAIACAAARRGADVTLITGPVSLPTPEGVRRIDIETACDMQREVQRIASGCDIFIGAAAVADYRPAETVTGKIKKTSETIALSLIRNPDILAGFSAEKKTHQLAVGFSLETENGLGYAAEKLRAKNLDLIAYNTYDGETSGFEVDTNALTLIDRQGTTTELPLLTKRDAAIRLLDAIESLLSRPDNG, from the coding sequence ATGATACTGAACGGAAAAAACATTCTTCTCGGGATCTGCGGAGGTATTGCCGCATATAAAATGCCAATGCTCATCCGATTACTGAAAAAAGAGGGCGCTCATGTCCGGGTAGTCATGACCGGCTCAGCCACCCGTTTTGTCACTGAGCTGACCCTGGCGACGGTCTCACAGGAGCCAGTCAACCGGGATATCTTCCCGGAATCATACGACACTGCACATGACTGGACCCGTCATATCTCTCTTGGAGAGTGGGCAGATATGATGATCATCTCGCCAGCGACCGCCAATACGATTGCAAAAATCACGGCCGGGCTCTGCGATGATCTTCTCTCGACCTGCTTTATCACGCTGCGCCCCGACAGACCGAAACTTATCTTCCCTGCCATGGATGGGGAGATGTACCGCTCCGACTCGGTACAGCGGAATCTGGCATGGCTCAAAAGTAACGGATGCAGGGTAGTCGAGCCTGAAAGCGGCTCGCTGGCTTCAGGCCAATGCGGTACAGGAAGAATGCCGGAACCTGAAACCATCCTGGAATCTATCATCGAATCCTTAGGCGAAAAACGGCAGTCCAGCCGCCTTCAAGACAAAAACATCATCGTCACAGCCGGGCCGACAAGAGAAAAAATCGACGGAGTACGCTTTCTTTCCAACTACTCCTCCGGTAAAATGGGCTTTGCTATAGCATGCGCAGCAGCTCGAAGAGGAGCCGACGTAACGCTCATCACTGGCCCTGTCAGCCTTCCTACTCCCGAAGGGGTCCGCAGAATCGATATAGAAACCGCCTGCGACATGCAGCGGGAGGTTCAGCGCATCGCTTCCGGATGTGATATCTTTATTGGTGCCGCTGCCGTTGCCGATTACCGGCCCGCTGAAACCGTCACCGGAAAAATCAAGAAAACCAGTGAAACCATAGCATTGTCACTGATACGAAACCCTGATATTCTCGCCGGTTTTTCAGCGGAGAAAAAAACACATCAGCTCGCCGTCGGCTTCTCGCTTGAAACAGAGAACGGACTCGGATACGCAGCAGAAAAGCTCCGTGCAAAGAACCTCGATCTGATCGCCTATAATACCTATGACGGAGAAACATCAGGTTTTGAAGTCGACACCAATGCGCTGACACTCATCGATAGACAGGGCACGACAACCGAACTGCCGCTACTGACAAAAAGAGACGCAGCAATCCGGCTACTCGATGCCATTGAATCACTGCTGAGCAGACCGGACAACGGCTGA
- the ptsP gene encoding phosphoenolpyruvate--protein phosphotransferase codes for MEPILPQSDTGTKKNKAVFHGIGASKGIAIAPAFLFIKNIIEHSSAPLSAEKAEIEVDKFLAALQRSEKELRKIEKVTTKKLGKVYSDLFQAQIMLLNDSVLIECVTKRIRQELKSAPLVIEEEFEKYLEHFNNSTEQMFQERAQDLIDIKNRIIRNLHNQKLQSKIPEGMIVVSTCLSPADIILFTRANVKAFITETGGITSHISLICRSLNIPIIVGLSNFTQKVKTNDLLIVDGSSGEALINPDSETIRQYQNRSEEKSRLEAQTCRLADAPAQTKCGQPLHFCSNIDFKEEIPSIRSVGARGVGLFRSENLFIDNTKPPQEEDQTAYYKEMAEELFPDPLVIRLFDIGGDKLIYSTIREPNPNLGWRGIRILIDVPEILDSQLLAILKANDKGNIQILLPMISSIEEIMQIQSSLKRHVDNLNTIGLSCCEPDIGAMIEIPAAVLIIDEITRMVDFISIGTNDLTQYTLAVDRNNEIVQDLFDKFHPAIIRQLHTIITTANKNGCRVSLCGDMGSDPLALPFLVGCGLRVFSVVSADIPLLKTLGRHLDVKESEALARECLSFDSSEKIKAHLKEFQMRHVPQNVLM; via the coding sequence ATGGAACCCATTCTCCCACAGAGCGACACAGGCACAAAGAAGAACAAAGCGGTATTTCACGGCATCGGTGCGTCGAAAGGTATTGCGATCGCACCTGCGTTCCTGTTCATTAAAAATATTATTGAACACTCGTCGGCCCCTCTCTCCGCTGAAAAAGCAGAGATTGAGGTAGACAAATTTCTTGCTGCCCTGCAGCGTTCTGAAAAAGAATTGAGAAAAATCGAGAAGGTCACCACCAAGAAACTTGGAAAAGTCTACTCCGATCTTTTTCAGGCCCAGATCATGCTTCTCAACGACAGCGTGCTCATCGAGTGCGTCACAAAACGCATCCGCCAGGAACTCAAAAGCGCGCCGCTTGTTATCGAAGAGGAGTTCGAGAAATATCTTGAACACTTCAACAACTCGACAGAACAGATGTTTCAGGAGCGGGCCCAGGACCTGATCGATATCAAAAACCGCATCATCCGCAACCTGCACAATCAGAAACTGCAATCTAAAATCCCTGAGGGAATGATTGTCGTGTCCACGTGTCTCTCGCCGGCTGACATCATTCTCTTCACCAGAGCAAACGTCAAAGCCTTTATCACCGAGACCGGGGGCATCACATCACATATTTCGCTTATCTGCCGTTCGCTCAACATACCAATCATTGTAGGGCTGAGTAATTTCACCCAGAAAGTCAAAACAAACGATCTTCTTATCGTTGACGGAAGCAGCGGCGAAGCGCTGATTAACCCCGACAGCGAAACCATACGCCAATACCAGAACCGCTCAGAAGAAAAAAGCCGTCTGGAAGCGCAGACATGCAGGCTTGCCGACGCCCCGGCACAAACAAAATGCGGCCAGCCCCTTCACTTTTGTTCCAATATCGATTTCAAGGAAGAAATTCCCTCTATCCGTTCTGTCGGTGCGCGGGGTGTAGGACTATTCAGAAGCGAAAACCTCTTTATAGACAACACCAAGCCACCGCAGGAAGAAGACCAGACGGCCTATTACAAGGAAATGGCTGAAGAACTTTTTCCTGACCCCCTCGTCATCAGACTCTTCGATATTGGTGGAGACAAACTGATCTATTCAACGATCAGGGAACCAAACCCTAATCTGGGCTGGCGGGGAATCAGAATTCTCATCGATGTTCCCGAAATTCTCGACAGTCAGCTCCTTGCCATTCTCAAAGCCAATGACAAAGGAAATATTCAGATCCTGCTTCCCATGATCTCTTCAATAGAGGAAATCATGCAGATCCAATCCTCCCTCAAACGCCATGTCGACAACCTCAATACCATCGGATTGAGCTGCTGTGAGCCTGACATCGGAGCCATGATCGAGATTCCCGCAGCAGTGCTCATTATCGATGAAATCACCAGAATGGTCGACTTTATCAGCATCGGAACCAATGATCTGACGCAATACACCCTGGCGGTAGACCGCAACAATGAAATCGTGCAGGACCTTTTCGATAAGTTCCATCCCGCAATCATCCGTCAGCTCCATACGATCATCACGACCGCAAACAAAAACGGCTGCAGAGTCTCACTCTGTGGAGATATGGGCTCCGACCCCCTGGCGCTGCCCTTCCTCGTCGGATGCGGGCTGAGAGTGTTCAGCGTCGTAAGCGCCGACATTCCCTTACTGAAAACACTTGGAAGACATCTGGATGTCAAGGAAAGTGAAGCACTGGCCAGAGAATGTCTTTCCTTTGATTCATC